In Aequorivita sp. H23M31, a single window of DNA contains:
- a CDS encoding NfeD family protein: MKQISLRILFFALSLAISFVGRAQKVILLQLDTPIYPSTADYVSNGLDKAAAENAVCVVIEINTPGGMMDPTREMVGNILNAPIPVISFVTPSSARAGSAGAFIALAANIAAMSPGSNIGASHPILQGAVPDSIMNSKMTEDASAFIRSIAEHRGKDPELIEKMVTNSRSFSAEQALTHNIIDLKADNLADLLKKIDGQTVSLASEKTLVLHTASADVKTMEMGSKLKFLTYLSNPNLMYIFLIMGLMGLFFEFSNPGGLVPGIVGVVCLLLAGYGMSVLPIDFTGLAMIVVGIILFLLEIKFQSYALLSIGGVVCLFLGSVFLIDETQSVDVLHISWTVLISSVVIMSAFFILLVFLGIKAQFGKKKTGSEALVGLKGIAMETLSPEGRVRVNGEFWNAIAKEGTIAAHSDVEVVGVNQFKLIVKSISLIK, encoded by the coding sequence ATGAAACAAATCTCTCTTAGAATTTTGTTCTTTGCGCTTTCCTTAGCGATTAGTTTCGTGGGTCGCGCCCAAAAAGTAATTCTATTACAATTGGATACCCCCATATATCCTTCCACCGCGGACTATGTTAGTAATGGTCTGGATAAGGCGGCGGCAGAGAATGCAGTTTGTGTTGTAATAGAAATCAATACTCCAGGGGGAATGATGGACCCTACTCGTGAAATGGTTGGCAATATTTTGAACGCGCCAATCCCCGTCATTTCCTTTGTAACCCCATCGAGTGCTCGTGCTGGATCGGCAGGGGCTTTTATTGCGCTTGCCGCAAATATCGCTGCTATGAGTCCGGGATCTAATATTGGAGCCTCTCACCCAATATTACAGGGCGCGGTTCCAGACTCCATAATGAATTCAAAGATGACTGAGGACGCCTCAGCCTTTATACGTTCAATTGCCGAACATAGAGGGAAAGATCCTGAGCTGATTGAAAAGATGGTAACAAACAGCCGTTCCTTTTCCGCCGAACAGGCACTAACCCACAATATCATCGACTTAAAGGCAGATAATCTTGCCGATTTACTTAAAAAAATAGATGGCCAAACGGTTTCCTTAGCTTCCGAAAAAACACTAGTTCTTCATACGGCTTCGGCTGACGTAAAAACGATGGAAATGGGTTCCAAACTGAAATTTTTAACCTATTTGAGCAATCCCAATTTGATGTATATATTTTTAATCATGGGTCTAATGGGTTTATTTTTTGAGTTTAGCAATCCTGGCGGTTTGGTACCGGGCATTGTAGGGGTAGTCTGTTTGCTATTGGCAGGGTACGGAATGTCGGTTTTACCCATTGACTTTACTGGGTTGGCGATGATTGTGGTGGGCATTATCCTATTTTTGCTGGAAATTAAATTTCAGAGCTATGCTCTCCTATCTATCGGGGGAGTAGTTTGTCTCTTCTTGGGATCTGTGTTCTTGATCGATGAAACTCAATCGGTAGATGTCCTTCATATATCGTGGACCGTCCTTATATCTTCGGTAGTAATCATGTCCGCTTTTTTTATATTGTTGGTCTTCTTAGGAATAAAAGCCCAATTCGGAAAGAAAAAAACCGGCTCCGAAGCGCTGGTTGGACTTAAAGGAATTGCTATGGAAACCCTATCACCCGAAGGAAGAGTAAGGGTAAATGGGGAATTTTGGAATGCCATTGCTAAGGAGGGAACGATTGCTGCTCATAGTGATGTAGAAGTTGTTGGTGTAAACCAATTCAAGTTAATCGTTAAATCCATATCTTTAATAAAATAA
- a CDS encoding sensor histidine kinase, with the protein MKRIRKIGLTNFILLISSLILVIILIAFSFTKNAESATAIAESWQVKNNIRRISSSLSSMESKKLAYIYTGQIKYKKAFDAAHQQYDSLREVLTSSVSNNKEQTELMQKIEKLVEIEYPSLDEQSIAGLASESLRKELNDEIQSTQKIQEFLEQMTQIENVLLQKRNDSYDIWMLLIIVGIVTATLIVGLSLYNLIGRIQPLLEELLETKNNLEDSNRSLNVTLEKLNNSNHEKELEIRAKEKAIQETEMLNDSLRVKNQQLDHFAYVASHDLQEPLRTVSNYLEVFQEDFPERLEGEATMYFDFINSAVDRMRNLISGLLSFSRIGTSGEIENIDLNETITKIKEDLSSIMERRGILIENDLLPIIKGYKIEIKQLFQNLISNAIKFTAPEDQPHIKIDFDETENFYNFHIKDNGIGIPDKDYTKIFDMFSRLHSTKDYEGQGIGLAFCKKIVELHHGNIWVTSEFGKGSTIHFTIGK; encoded by the coding sequence ATGAAAAGAATCAGAAAGATTGGTCTCACCAATTTCATCTTACTTATTTCCTCACTTATTCTTGTAATTATTTTAATAGCCTTTTCTTTTACTAAAAATGCAGAGTCGGCCACAGCTATTGCCGAAAGTTGGCAGGTAAAAAACAACATCAGAAGGATATCTTCCTCTTTGTCATCGATGGAGAGCAAAAAACTTGCTTATATATACACGGGTCAAATTAAGTATAAAAAAGCTTTTGACGCGGCCCATCAGCAATATGATTCGCTTAGAGAAGTGCTAACTTCCTCAGTCAGTAATAATAAGGAGCAGACAGAATTGATGCAAAAAATTGAGAAACTGGTAGAGATAGAGTATCCCAGCCTCGATGAGCAATCCATTGCCGGTTTGGCTTCAGAGTCGTTAAGGAAGGAACTTAATGACGAAATTCAGTCCACGCAAAAAATCCAGGAATTTCTAGAGCAGATGACCCAGATAGAAAACGTTTTGCTTCAAAAAAGAAACGACAGTTACGATATTTGGATGTTATTGATTATTGTGGGGATCGTTACGGCAACATTAATTGTTGGGCTCAGCCTTTATAATCTCATTGGAAGGATTCAACCTTTATTGGAAGAGCTATTGGAAACAAAGAATAATCTTGAGGATTCCAACCGATCGCTAAATGTAACCCTTGAAAAATTAAACAACTCCAATCATGAAAAAGAATTGGAGATTAGAGCCAAAGAAAAAGCCATTCAGGAAACCGAAATGCTAAACGATTCCCTCCGGGTAAAAAACCAACAATTGGATCATTTTGCGTATGTAGCATCTCACGATCTGCAGGAGCCCCTGCGTACCGTATCCAACTACTTAGAAGTATTTCAGGAAGATTTTCCTGAAAGACTAGAAGGAGAAGCAACCATGTATTTTGATTTTATAAATAGTGCGGTAGATCGTATGCGGAATTTGATAAGTGGTCTGCTTTCCTTTTCTCGAATTGGTACCAGTGGCGAAATAGAGAACATAGATTTAAATGAAACCATTACTAAAATAAAAGAGGATCTTTCCTCAATTATGGAAAGACGCGGAATTTTAATCGAAAACGATCTCCTACCCATCATTAAAGGGTATAAAATAGAAATAAAGCAACTGTTTCAGAATCTCATTTCCAACGCCATCAAATTTACCGCCCCCGAGGACCAACCACACATAAAAATAGACTTTGACGAAACAGAAAATTTCTATAATTTTCATATAAAGGACAATGGTATAGGTATTCCAGATAAGGATTATACAAAAATATTTGATATGTTTAGTCGTCTTCACAGCACAAAAGATTATGAAGGCCAGGGAATAGGTTTGGCATTCTGTAAAAAAATTGTAGAATTGCACCACGGAAATATTTGGGTAACCTCAGAATTTGGAAAGGGGAGTACCATTCATTTTACCATAGGAAAATAA
- a CDS encoding slipin family protein, producing the protein MVPIYVLIFFGILIVLSAIKILKEYERAVVFRLGRVTKGGSKGPGLIILLPFIDKMKKVTLRTIVHDVPTQDIISLDNVTLKVNAVVYFRVVDAEKATIEVEDYFYATSQLSQTILRSVLGQSELDEILSQRDKLNLELQKIIDTHTEPWGVKVSTVEIKQVDLPQEMQRAMARQAEAERDRRAKVIAAEGEFQASQKLSDAAEVLSKQPSALTLRYLQTLTEIATENNSTTIFPIPIDLFKPFIENMANGPDGIKQLTKIDKSDSQEKDNSN; encoded by the coding sequence ATGGTCCCAATTTATGTATTGATTTTCTTCGGAATACTTATTGTTCTCAGTGCAATCAAAATCCTTAAGGAATACGAGCGTGCAGTGGTATTTCGATTGGGAAGAGTTACAAAAGGCGGAAGTAAGGGCCCGGGACTTATAATTTTATTGCCTTTTATCGATAAGATGAAAAAAGTCACCTTAAGGACTATAGTACATGATGTTCCAACCCAAGATATTATTTCCCTTGACAACGTTACGCTAAAGGTAAATGCGGTTGTCTATTTTAGGGTCGTTGATGCTGAAAAAGCGACTATAGAGGTAGAAGATTATTTTTATGCGACTTCCCAGCTTTCACAAACTATCCTTAGAAGTGTATTGGGCCAATCCGAACTTGATGAGATCCTATCGCAGCGGGACAAATTGAACTTAGAACTGCAGAAAATTATAGATACCCACACCGAACCTTGGGGGGTGAAAGTTTCTACCGTAGAGATAAAACAAGTGGATTTACCACAAGAAATGCAGAGAGCGATGGCGCGACAAGCCGAAGCCGAAAGAGATAGGAGAGCAAAAGTAATCGCTGCGGAAGGAGAATTTCAAGCTTCCCAGAAACTATCAGACGCTGCTGAGGTTCTTTCTAAACAACCAAGTGCACTAACCCTCCGATATCTACAGACCTTGACAGAAATTGCAACTGAAAACAACTCAACGACAATCTTCCCCATTCCGATTGATCTTTTTAAACCCTTTATCGAAAATATGGCCAACGGTCCAGATGGGATTAAACAATTAACGAAAATTGATAAATCAGATTCACAAGAAAAGGATAATAGCAACTAG
- a CDS encoding MFS transporter, translated as MEEKFKTLKFIHGSICGGLFLIYILFGTISMEMFNFPSIGSSSSAWLFIPVAAFALGNILFQSQLKKIDKNDGLEENFRIYQTASIIRWSILEGAALLLLFIAPEFIVFGFCIIIYMAYLRPSENKMNTDLQKIKY; from the coding sequence ATGGAGGAAAAATTTAAAACACTCAAGTTTATTCATGGTTCAATTTGCGGCGGTTTGTTTTTAATTTATATCTTATTCGGTACTATTTCAATGGAAATGTTCAATTTTCCATCTATTGGTTCTTCATCCAGTGCTTGGCTATTTATTCCTGTAGCTGCGTTTGCACTTGGGAATATTCTTTTCCAATCCCAACTGAAGAAGATTGATAAAAATGATGGTTTGGAAGAAAACTTCCGCATATATCAAACTGCCTCTATAATTAGATGGTCCATTTTGGAAGGTGCGGCGTTGTTGCTATTGTTTATAGCACCAGAATTCATAGTATTCGGGTTTTGCATAATTATATATATGGCTTACTTGCGGCCTTCCGAAAATAAAATGAATACCGATTTGCAAAAAATTAAATATTGA
- a CDS encoding response regulator, producing MDYSSDLHFLLVEDLVSDSFLLQRQLKKISKNPEIRFVDSELGLINALKTYIPDIIITDFNLVGMDAFDVIRIAKEYNPKIPIIVITGHLKNESDRDLLIEKGAEGFFLKEPINTLNERLSPLFDSILEKNQENMENIDRERKRYMDRRSHSDFLRAHDFETSDEEPAKESFSFWKTLRLLFGSKQKRTT from the coding sequence ATGGATTACTCCTCCGACCTTCATTTTTTGCTAGTAGAAGACTTAGTCTCAGACTCTTTCTTGTTACAGCGTCAACTCAAAAAAATCAGCAAAAATCCTGAAATAAGATTTGTTGATAGTGAATTGGGATTGATAAATGCGCTGAAAACCTACATCCCCGATATTATCATCACGGATTTCAATCTGGTAGGAATGGATGCTTTTGATGTAATTCGAATTGCAAAAGAATATAATCCGAAAATTCCCATTATTGTTATTACGGGACATCTTAAAAATGAATCCGATCGGGATTTGCTCATAGAAAAAGGAGCTGAGGGTTTTTTCCTAAAGGAGCCCATAAATACACTTAACGAAAGACTTTCCCCTCTTTTTGATTCCATTTTAGAAAAAAACCAAGAGAATATGGAAAATATCGATCGCGAAAGAAAGCGGTATATGGATCGCCGATCGCATAGTGATTTTCTACGAGCCCATGACTTTGAAACTTCGGATGAAGAACCGGCGAAAGAATCTTTTAGTTTTTGGAAAACATTGCGGCTTCTTTTTGGTTCAAAACAGAAAAGAACAACTTAA
- a CDS encoding response regulator, whose protein sequence is MKKKLKLVLLIDDSESDNFYHARKIRKAGISDNIHMCYSGEAALDYLRSELEGVHPQPTLIFLDINMPGMNGWEFLEEYEKLTVAQQGEVVLTMLSNSIDVRDKDKAAKYKTVRGYYSKPLNEEYLNSILEMHFPEYL, encoded by the coding sequence ATGAAAAAGAAACTAAAGCTTGTATTGTTGATCGATGATTCTGAAAGCGATAATTTTTACCATGCCCGCAAAATAAGAAAAGCTGGAATAAGCGATAATATCCATATGTGCTACAGTGGGGAGGCCGCCCTGGATTATTTGCGGAGTGAACTTGAGGGTGTACATCCGCAACCAACACTCATCTTTTTAGATATCAATATGCCAGGGATGAACGGATGGGAATTTCTTGAAGAATACGAAAAACTTACCGTGGCCCAGCAAGGGGAAGTGGTACTTACCATGTTGAGCAATTCAATAGATGTGCGCGACAAGGATAAAGCAGCAAAATACAAAACAGTTCGAGGTTATTATAGCAAACCTTTGAATGAGGAGTATTTAAATTCGATATTGGAAATGCATTTCCCGGAATATCTTTAA
- a CDS encoding OmpA family protein → MKNRCNFVYAGLSIFMTLIFMQPCEAQIWKKIANKVEEKTTDRVLDDVDKVTEKSLDKADSQSGEGDESDTQNNLNSETGISSSETPSTSIKSYQNYDFVPGDNIIFMDDFTEDQVGEFPAHWTLESGQAVVNRVGNIPAFFLTDGNYVKVAPKMKSKEYLAGPFTIEFDTYNNGEGSESPVLVLKYNDQNGDSQEGEVTFSRGDNNGYGSISLDEFPHTTSAQFPSALKESYENHWHHCAVIFKDDQLKCYVDQYRILTMPNLGCAPNAFAFEGIAEQDSPIMITNVRVASGGEMNMVGKKFTASKIVTHGINFDLNKASLKPESMGTLNMIVNLMKSNPSIKFEIDGYTDNSGSAEHNLTLSQQRSEAVKNQLVKMGISSSRLSTKGFGDASPISENTTLAGRANNRRVEFVKV, encoded by the coding sequence ATGAAAAATCGATGCAACTTCGTTTATGCTGGTCTATCAATTTTTATGACCTTGATCTTCATGCAGCCCTGTGAGGCACAAATCTGGAAAAAAATCGCAAATAAAGTTGAAGAGAAAACAACCGATCGGGTTTTGGACGATGTGGATAAGGTGACGGAAAAGTCCTTGGATAAGGCAGACAGTCAATCTGGGGAAGGAGATGAAAGTGACACGCAAAATAACCTAAATTCTGAGACAGGAATTAGCTCATCCGAAACTCCCTCGACTTCTATAAAATCCTATCAGAATTATGATTTTGTTCCCGGTGACAATATCATCTTTATGGATGACTTTACCGAAGATCAGGTAGGCGAGTTTCCCGCCCATTGGACTTTGGAAAGTGGACAAGCTGTAGTTAATAGAGTAGGAAATATACCGGCCTTTTTTCTTACGGACGGAAATTATGTTAAAGTCGCTCCCAAAATGAAAAGTAAAGAATATTTAGCAGGACCTTTCACTATCGAATTTGATACCTATAACAATGGAGAAGGAAGTGAGAGTCCTGTGCTTGTCTTGAAATATAATGATCAAAACGGAGATTCACAGGAAGGAGAAGTTACCTTTTCTAGGGGAGATAACAATGGCTATGGTAGTATAAGTCTTGATGAGTTTCCACATACCACCTCCGCACAATTTCCAAGTGCGTTGAAGGAAAGCTATGAAAACCATTGGCACCATTGTGCGGTTATTTTTAAAGATGACCAATTAAAATGTTATGTAGATCAATATCGCATTCTTACCATGCCAAATTTAGGTTGTGCGCCCAACGCTTTTGCCTTTGAAGGTATAGCGGAACAGGATAGCCCAATTATGATCACAAATGTCCGAGTGGCCTCTGGCGGAGAAATGAATATGGTCGGTAAAAAATTTACCGCATCAAAAATCGTTACCCATGGGATAAATTTCGATCTGAACAAGGCTTCTCTTAAACCTGAAAGCATGGGAACTTTGAATATGATCGTAAATTTAATGAAGTCAAATCCCAGTATTAAATTTGAGATTGATGGATATACCGATAACAGCGGATCCGCCGAACATAATCTCACATTATCGCAGCAACGATCTGAGGCCGTAAAAAACCAACTTGTGAAAATGGGAATAAGTTCTTCCCGTCTTAGCACAAAAGGTTTTGGTGATGCTAGTCCTATTTCCGAGAACACTACATTGGCAGGTAGGGCAAATAACCGGAGGGTCGAATTTGTTAAGGTTTGA
- a CDS encoding tellurite resistance/C4-dicarboxylate transporter family protein, which produces MATGIVSIALKAFGNIFLSNLLFYLNIAFYAILCVLFSFQLIHYWKRFRSQFLNLEINMGFLSFVAANCILGSQFTTIFGDFTLGIIFLSIGFLSWFLLLYSLFAIHIEKRYKTSIKAISGTWLLIVVATQAISILSIQLVEHLPIYYEIILLIALLMFLVGCTFYVILITLIVYRLLFFEVRAQKLKTPYWISMGADAITVLAGLTLITMANKWIIINELLPFIKGLTLLFWAIGTWWIPIMVLLGIWRHFIKKIPVKYVSHYWGMVFPLGMYTVCTLKLSQSFELSFLMVIPKAFLIFSLITWIIVFIGMIFKIIR; this is translated from the coding sequence ATGGCGACGGGTATCGTCTCAATAGCTTTAAAAGCTTTCGGAAATATATTTCTTTCTAATTTATTGTTTTATCTGAACATCGCATTTTACGCAATACTCTGTGTTCTATTTAGCTTTCAATTAATTCACTACTGGAAAAGATTCCGTTCCCAATTTCTCAATCTTGAAATAAATATGGGATTCCTTTCTTTTGTAGCAGCCAATTGTATTCTCGGGAGCCAATTCACAACAATTTTTGGAGATTTCACTCTTGGGATAATATTCCTGTCTATTGGATTTTTATCTTGGTTCCTACTGCTCTATTCACTCTTCGCAATACATATTGAGAAAAGATATAAGACCTCCATAAAAGCTATTAGCGGAACATGGCTTTTGATTGTCGTGGCCACACAGGCTATTTCCATTTTAAGTATTCAATTGGTGGAACATCTACCTATTTATTATGAAATAATCCTTCTTATTGCGTTGCTCATGTTCCTTGTAGGATGTACGTTTTATGTTATCCTTATTACACTTATAGTTTATCGTCTTCTATTCTTTGAAGTTCGAGCACAAAAACTCAAAACTCCGTACTGGATTAGTATGGGGGCCGATGCAATAACAGTTCTCGCAGGCCTTACCTTAATAACAATGGCCAATAAATGGATAATTATCAACGAATTGCTTCCTTTTATAAAAGGATTGACCCTGCTTTTTTGGGCCATTGGAACTTGGTGGATTCCTATCATGGTCCTTTTGGGCATTTGGAGACACTTTATAAAAAAGATTCCTGTAAAATATGTTTCGCACTATTGGGGGATGGTTTTCCCCTTAGGAATGTACACGGTCTGTACACTCAAACTTTCCCAGTCTTTTGAATTATCTTTTTTAATGGTAATCCCAAAAGCATTTTTAATTTTTTCTCTAATAACCTGGATTATAGTTTTTATAGGAATGATATTTAAAATTATTAGATGA
- a CDS encoding exodeoxyribonuclease III translates to MKIISWNVNGVRSIVKKDFFDNISRLDPDILCLQETKAQEEEVKNALSEIGGYYHYYNSAERRGYSGTAILSKTKPLSVIRDMGIEEHDKEGRVLCAEFDSFCLVNVYVPNSGQVLERLDYRQGWDIDFRNYLKNLEKTKPVILCGDLNVAHRPIDLKNDKSNYNKTAGYTQIEIDGMDDLINSGFVDSFRYFHPDEVAYTYWSYKFRARERNSGWRLDYFMLSQSLVDKVNKVEILSEYFGSDHCPIRLDIKV, encoded by the coding sequence ATGAAAATTATCTCTTGGAATGTAAATGGTGTACGTTCAATAGTAAAAAAGGATTTTTTTGATAACATCTCAAGGCTCGATCCCGATATTCTTTGTTTACAAGAAACCAAAGCCCAGGAGGAAGAAGTAAAAAATGCACTTTCAGAAATCGGTGGATATTATCACTATTATAATTCCGCGGAAAGAAGGGGATATTCTGGAACGGCTATATTAAGCAAAACGAAGCCTTTATCGGTAATCCGCGATATGGGAATTGAAGAACATGATAAGGAAGGGAGAGTTTTGTGTGCAGAATTTGATTCCTTTTGTTTAGTTAACGTATATGTCCCAAATTCCGGACAGGTTTTGGAAAGATTGGATTATAGACAGGGTTGGGATATAGATTTTCGGAACTATCTAAAAAATCTTGAAAAAACCAAACCCGTAATTCTCTGTGGAGATCTAAATGTTGCCCATCGCCCAATAGACCTTAAAAACGATAAATCCAATTATAATAAAACCGCTGGTTATACTCAAATTGAAATTGATGGGATGGACGATTTAATAAATTCCGGATTTGTGGATTCCTTCCGTTATTTTCATCCTGACGAGGTGGCTTACACTTATTGGAGTTATAAATTTCGAGCAAGAGAACGAAACTCAGGCTGGAGGCTGGATTACTTTATGTTAAGCCAATCCTTAGTGGATAAAGTAAATAAGGTGGAGATATTATCTGAATATTTTGGGTCGGATCACTGTCCAATACGCTTAGATATCAAAGTTTAA
- a CDS encoding patatin-like phospholipase family protein, translating into MGRLFTILTLFFLAFSFVANAQDTSKKPSTKFKNKKPKVALVLSGGGAKGLAHIPTLQMLDSLGIVPDLIVGNSMGSIVGGLYAMGYSGDSIVDLIKQARWDKLMGGGVSLQNVSAEEKAEFDRYMVELDWVNGNLKLGNFLLNDQNLREFITLLTFPVYDVNDFDDLPIPFRAMATDIVRGEEVILDSGSLALAMRASMSIPGVFQAVSYDGTLLVDGGLLNNFPVDVAKKMGADIIIGSDVGLQPFTMEKLQNLSSLMLQTTMLNSNIKRPENRDMCDILIDHSEYLTYSTGDFKSALAIYEEGKSAVQDNKDTLIELSKFLNQYKQREVELPGTIDKFVIDSIVFTGISRPNLALVHARTEIEIDTPYNIADVIDGVNRAMGTTLFRQVAYNLVMNDSTVVLHLDGVERSPYQVKGALHYDGYHGVGVIANYTARNVIGDASRLLITADIAEQPKFRFQYQKNFGAQRDWWWRTEVYGQQLKQKVFLDGEYADNVRNRYYSFDNQFNRNLKSLRSYIGLGVKYHHTNIKPSINPDLYENLFRFNKYDNYDIELYTQYNYNNMEKVLFATKGTILTGYLGKSLYGNLQLEFSDEKIPDFDGPSKGYTKLGLDYEKRFRLTPQITTILGTSAHFTFEDHKSDNDLPLSDVVLNSMYYLGGNILIPRNDFFVFPGLKEEEIVLNQFVKFNLGMQLRAMSNIYITPHFDMASVGFGNFEGYIKNALLSPGKWTDLSEPSVVVSAGTTFSYNSILGPINFDASWVNNINKVRFFIGIGFHLNRSN; encoded by the coding sequence ATGGGTAGGCTGTTTACAATTCTCACATTATTTTTTTTAGCGTTTTCGTTTGTAGCCAATGCCCAGGATACGTCGAAGAAGCCTTCAACAAAATTTAAAAATAAAAAACCAAAAGTAGCCTTAGTCCTCAGTGGTGGCGGTGCCAAAGGCTTGGCGCATATTCCTACACTACAAATGCTGGATTCGCTGGGGATTGTCCCCGATCTCATTGTTGGAAATAGTATGGGCAGTATTGTGGGCGGTCTATATGCCATGGGTTATAGTGGAGATAGCATAGTCGATCTTATTAAACAGGCTAGATGGGATAAATTGATGGGAGGAGGGGTGTCTCTTCAAAATGTTAGTGCGGAGGAAAAGGCCGAATTTGATCGATATATGGTCGAACTGGATTGGGTAAACGGAAATTTGAAATTGGGGAATTTTCTCCTGAACGATCAAAACCTAAGGGAATTTATTACCCTTCTTACCTTCCCAGTATACGATGTAAACGATTTTGACGATCTGCCCATTCCCTTTAGAGCTATGGCCACCGATATTGTTCGAGGAGAAGAGGTAATATTGGATAGTGGCTCATTAGCACTTGCAATGCGCGCCAGTATGTCCATTCCGGGAGTTTTCCAGGCCGTTTCATACGACGGTACCTTATTGGTAGATGGCGGTCTCTTAAATAATTTCCCTGTAGATGTGGCGAAAAAAATGGGAGCAGACATCATAATTGGTAGTGATGTTGGTCTTCAGCCCTTTACTATGGAAAAACTCCAAAATCTGTCCTCATTGATGCTGCAGACTACAATGTTGAACAGCAATATTAAGCGTCCGGAAAATCGGGATATGTGTGATATCCTTATTGATCATAGTGAATACTTAACTTATTCTACGGGAGATTTTAAAAGTGCTTTGGCTATTTATGAAGAGGGGAAATCAGCTGTTCAGGACAACAAGGATACTCTTATAGAATTATCGAAATTTTTGAACCAGTATAAGCAACGAGAAGTGGAGCTGCCGGGTACAATTGATAAATTTGTAATAGATTCAATTGTATTTACAGGAATTAGTCGGCCTAATCTCGCTCTGGTCCATGCACGTACCGAGATAGAGATTGACACCCCGTACAATATAGCAGATGTAATAGATGGGGTGAATAGAGCGATGGGGACCACGCTGTTCAGGCAGGTAGCATATAATTTGGTAATGAACGATTCCACAGTGGTTTTACATTTGGACGGAGTGGAAAGATCACCCTATCAGGTAAAGGGAGCTCTTCACTATGACGGATATCACGGTGTGGGAGTCATCGCAAATTATACCGCAAGAAATGTTATTGGAGACGCTTCTAGGTTATTGATAACTGCCGATATTGCTGAACAGCCCAAGTTCCGATTTCAATACCAGAAAAATTTTGGTGCTCAAAGAGATTGGTGGTGGAGGACTGAAGTGTATGGACAGCAACTTAAGCAGAAAGTTTTTTTGGACGGGGAATATGCCGATAATGTAAGGAATCGTTATTATTCTTTTGATAATCAATTTAATCGGAATTTAAAGTCCCTGAGAAGTTATATTGGCTTAGGGGTAAAATATCACCATACCAATATTAAGCCTTCAATTAACCCAGATCTCTATGAAAACCTTTTCAGGTTTAATAAATATGATAATTATGATATAGAATTGTATACCCAATATAATTACAATAATATGGAGAAAGTGCTTTTTGCCACAAAGGGTACCATATTAACAGGTTATTTGGGAAAATCATTATACGGGAATTTGCAGTTGGAATTTTCGGACGAGAAAATTCCCGATTTTGATGGCCCTTCCAAAGGATATACAAAACTGGGTTTAGATTATGAAAAGAGATTTCGATTAACTCCTCAGATCACGACAATATTAGGAACTTCAGCTCATTTTACCTTTGAAGACCATAAGTCGGACAATGATTTGCCTCTTTCAGATGTGGTCTTGAATTCTATGTATTATTTGGGAGGAAATATTCTAATTCCCCGAAACGATTTCTTTGTTTTCCCCGGACTGAAAGAGGAGGAAATAGTTCTGAATCAATTTGTAAAATTTAATCTCGGAATGCAGCTTCGGGCTATGAGCAACATTTACATTACACCCCATTTCGATATGGCCTCAGTAGGTTTTGGAAATTTTGAGGGTTATATTAAGAATGCCCTTTTATCACCGGGAAAATGGACCGATTTATCAGAACCGAGTGTTGTGGTCTCCGCCGGAACTACTTTTTCATACAACTCCATTTTGGGCCCTATTAACTTTGACGCTTCTTGGGTGAATAATATCAACAAGGTCCGTTTCTTTATAGGAATAGGATTCCATCTGAATCGCTCGAATTAA